Proteins encoded together in one Streptomyces sp. NA04227 window:
- a CDS encoding ribose-5-phosphate isomerase, producing the protein MRVYLGSDHAGYELKNHLVEWLKANGHEPVDCGPHIYDAQDDYPPFCLRAAEGTAREEGSLGVVIGGSGNGEQIAANKVKGVRAALAWSEQTAALGREHNDANVVAVGARMHSAEEATRFVEIFLNTPFSGDERHIRRIDMLSAYETSGDLPAIPAHHPQP; encoded by the coding sequence ATGCGCGTGTACCTCGGCTCCGATCATGCCGGCTACGAACTCAAGAACCACCTGGTCGAATGGCTGAAGGCCAACGGCCACGAGCCCGTCGACTGCGGGCCCCACATCTATGACGCCCAGGACGACTACCCGCCGTTCTGCCTGCGCGCCGCCGAAGGCACCGCGCGGGAGGAGGGCTCGCTCGGCGTCGTCATCGGCGGCTCCGGCAACGGCGAGCAGATCGCCGCGAACAAGGTGAAGGGCGTGCGTGCCGCACTGGCCTGGAGCGAGCAGACCGCCGCTCTCGGCCGGGAGCACAACGACGCCAACGTCGTCGCGGTCGGCGCCCGGATGCACAGCGCCGAGGAGGCCACCCGCTTCGTCGAGATCTTCCTGAACACCCCGTTCTCCGGCGACGAGCGCCACATCCGCCGTATCGACATGCTCTCCGCCTACGAGACCTCCGGCGACCTGCCCGCCATCCCGGCGCACCACCCCCAGCCGTAA
- a CDS encoding FAD-binding oxidoreductase produces MTPADEDYATELAGFQVGLALRPEQVWQARTAEDVVAAVAYAAREGLPVGVQATGHGLPDAAEGGVLISTRRMNGVEIDAEAATAVVRAGTLWGEVVEAAAPHGLAPLNGSSPGVGAVSYTLAGGLGILAREFGYAADHVHWLDVVTADAKLRRVTPDDDPDLYWALLGGGHNFGVVTALKISLLPVARLYGGSLTFDGTRTDPAAAVAAYEAWTRDLPETVTSSFAAVAYPDMPELPPHLRGAYHLAVRVAFTGSTEEGERLVAPLREIGPAVSDTLRELPYLENASIHSDPDTPHPYYGDSAVLTGLDTGAAGQLLAATGPSAPMMCVVNINHLGGALAREPKAANSVPHRQGRFALRVITVVDGAGREAAREFFAGIFAPFADATTGRVLNFSFAGGDRTEGLYPQPTLERLTELKERFDPANLFRRNHNLAR; encoded by the coding sequence CTGACTCCCGCGGACGAGGACTACGCCACGGAACTGGCGGGATTCCAGGTGGGGTTGGCGCTGCGGCCGGAGCAGGTGTGGCAGGCGCGGACGGCCGAGGACGTGGTCGCGGCGGTGGCGTACGCGGCCCGCGAGGGGCTGCCGGTCGGCGTGCAGGCGACCGGGCACGGGCTGCCGGACGCGGCCGAGGGCGGGGTGCTCATCAGCACCCGCCGGATGAACGGCGTGGAGATCGACGCGGAGGCGGCGACGGCCGTGGTCCGCGCGGGCACCCTGTGGGGTGAGGTCGTCGAGGCGGCGGCACCGCACGGGCTCGCCCCGCTCAACGGCTCCTCGCCCGGCGTCGGCGCCGTCTCCTACACCCTCGCGGGCGGACTCGGCATCCTGGCCCGGGAGTTCGGCTACGCGGCCGACCATGTGCACTGGCTCGACGTGGTGACCGCCGACGCGAAGCTGCGCCGGGTGACCCCGGACGACGACCCCGACCTGTACTGGGCGCTGCTCGGCGGCGGCCACAACTTCGGTGTGGTGACCGCGCTGAAGATCTCCCTGCTGCCGGTCGCCCGGCTGTACGGCGGCTCGCTCACCTTCGACGGGACGCGGACCGACCCGGCGGCGGCGGTGGCCGCGTACGAGGCGTGGACCCGGGACCTGCCGGAGACGGTGACCTCGTCGTTCGCCGCGGTCGCCTATCCGGACATGCCGGAGCTGCCGCCCCATCTGCGCGGGGCCTACCACCTGGCGGTCCGGGTCGCGTTCACCGGCAGCACCGAGGAGGGCGAGCGGCTGGTGGCTCCGCTGCGGGAGATCGGGCCCGCGGTTTCGGACACCTTGCGGGAGCTGCCGTACCTGGAGAACGCGTCGATCCACAGCGACCCGGACACCCCGCACCCCTATTACGGGGACAGCGCGGTGCTGACCGGACTCGACACCGGGGCGGCCGGGCAGCTGCTGGCCGCGACCGGGCCTTCGGCGCCGATGATGTGCGTGGTCAACATCAACCACCTCGGCGGCGCCCTGGCCCGTGAGCCGAAGGCCGCCAACTCGGTGCCGCACCGCCAGGGGCGGTTCGCGCTGCGGGTGATCACGGTGGTCGACGGCGCCGGGCGGGAGGCGGCGCGGGAGTTCTTCGCCGGGATCTTCGCGCCGTTCGCCGATGCCACGACGGGCCGGGTACTCAACTTCTCCTTCGCTGGCGGCGACCGTACCGAGGGGCTCTACCCGCAGCCCACGCTGGAGCGGCTGACCGAGCTGAAGGAGCGGTTCGACCCGGCGAACCTGTTCCGGAGGAACCACAACCTGGCGCGCTGA